A stretch of Anaeromyxobacter dehalogenans 2CP-1 DNA encodes these proteins:
- a CDS encoding TIGR04563 family protein produces MAATDKQKQSLYFPEETLREIMSEAVRLDRSLSWTVQQAWRLARNELKRFPSVNACGEIARGPAPAHAPRERSAPLPATMERREPSEQVREFLKGKFDRELAG; encoded by the coding sequence ATGGCCGCAACGGACAAGCAGAAGCAGTCGCTCTACTTCCCGGAGGAGACGCTCCGCGAGATCATGAGCGAGGCGGTGCGCCTCGATCGTTCGCTCTCGTGGACGGTGCAGCAGGCGTGGCGCCTCGCCCGGAACGAGCTGAAGCGCTTCCCGTCGGTGAACGCGTGCGGTGAGATCGCGCGCGGCCCGGCCCCGGCGCACGCCCCTCGCGAGCGCAGCGCACCGCTCCCGGCGACGATGGAGCGGCGCGAGCCCTCCGAGCAGGTGCGGGAGTTCCTGAAGGGCAAGTTCGACCGCGAGCTCGCGGGCTGA
- a CDS encoding M36 family metallopeptidase, giving the protein MAAPVGAAAAPGARVYRGGPGGALTPPSRAPATDVVAGFLRSHGATRAAVDGLAVSAESRGRGGITHLRLEQRAGGLRVAGAYARAAVDASGRLIHLVDGLAPVAGGGVAPARVTAAQALEAALRRLGYLPATAPAATGRDGELTVFARDPARFHAAPTVERVAISEAGGALRAGFLVETWSERGNLLHHTLVAGDGAIRSVELRTANDSYAVFVEDPSKTPQAVVSGPAAGSAESPVGWLYPGTQSTIDIAGNNVNAYLDADANNRPDRGGTAVTDGNFLTAADLTAQPSTSGNRAVAVQNLFYLNNVIHDVLYVHGFDEAAGNFQDSNFGRGGKERDSVNAEAQDGGGTDNANFATPTDGRSPRMQMYLWNGPVPPLEVVVNAPAGIAGSYDAAGAEFGPSLTTAGVTGDVLLVDDGTGTATDACEAVQNAVSGRIALVDRGGCNFTVKVLNAQAAGAVAVIVANNQGGDAIFTMGGTERKIRIPAVMISQNDGATLKGATGVNATARRKDPAPLMVDGDLDSDVVFHEYGHGLTWRMIGGMSGPLAGAIGEGMSDVLAVVMNEDDRVGEYAASNPLGIRTAPYTGYPRTYGDVAGTEVHLDGEVYGAIGWRLFQSFQTAGLGKSLLLDYLVDGMNYTPSTPAFEDMRDGILQAVSAAASPDAAAHACLVWDAFAAYGVGVGALGTVDASGAVTVTESFAKPAGCP; this is encoded by the coding sequence GTGGCCGCGCCGGTCGGCGCCGCCGCCGCGCCCGGCGCGCGCGTGTACCGCGGCGGGCCCGGCGGGGCGCTCACCCCGCCCTCGCGGGCGCCGGCGACGGACGTCGTGGCGGGGTTCCTGCGGTCCCACGGGGCGACCCGCGCCGCGGTGGACGGCCTCGCCGTGTCGGCGGAGTCGCGGGGCCGGGGCGGGATCACCCACCTCCGGCTCGAGCAGCGCGCCGGCGGGCTGCGGGTGGCGGGCGCCTACGCGCGCGCCGCGGTGGACGCCTCCGGGCGGCTGATCCACCTCGTGGACGGCCTCGCGCCCGTGGCCGGGGGCGGCGTCGCGCCGGCGCGCGTCACGGCGGCGCAGGCGCTCGAGGCCGCGCTGCGGCGGCTGGGGTACCTGCCCGCCACCGCGCCCGCGGCGACCGGGCGCGACGGCGAGCTCACGGTCTTCGCGCGCGACCCGGCGCGGTTCCACGCCGCGCCCACGGTGGAGCGCGTGGCGATCTCCGAGGCGGGCGGCGCGCTGCGCGCCGGCTTCCTGGTCGAGACCTGGAGCGAGCGGGGCAACCTCCTGCACCACACGCTCGTCGCGGGCGACGGGGCGATCCGCTCGGTCGAGCTGCGCACCGCGAACGACAGCTACGCCGTGTTCGTGGAGGATCCCTCCAAGACGCCGCAGGCGGTCGTCTCCGGGCCGGCGGCCGGCAGCGCGGAGTCGCCCGTCGGGTGGCTCTACCCCGGCACCCAGTCCACCATCGACATCGCCGGCAACAACGTGAACGCCTACCTCGACGCGGACGCGAACAACCGGCCCGACCGCGGCGGCACGGCGGTCACCGACGGGAACTTCCTCACCGCGGCCGACCTGACCGCGCAGCCCTCCACGTCGGGGAACCGCGCGGTGGCGGTCCAGAACCTGTTCTACCTGAACAACGTGATCCACGACGTCCTGTACGTCCACGGCTTCGACGAGGCGGCCGGGAACTTCCAGGACTCCAACTTCGGGCGCGGCGGGAAGGAGCGGGACTCGGTGAACGCCGAGGCGCAGGACGGCGGCGGCACCGACAACGCGAACTTCGCGACGCCCACCGACGGGCGCTCCCCGCGCATGCAGATGTACCTGTGGAACGGCCCGGTCCCGCCGCTCGAGGTGGTGGTGAACGCGCCCGCCGGGATCGCGGGGAGCTACGACGCGGCCGGCGCCGAGTTCGGCCCGTCGCTCACCACCGCCGGCGTCACCGGGGACGTGCTGCTGGTGGACGACGGCACCGGCACGGCCACCGACGCCTGCGAGGCCGTCCAGAACGCGGTCTCCGGGCGCATCGCGCTGGTGGATCGCGGCGGCTGCAACTTCACCGTGAAGGTGCTGAACGCGCAGGCGGCGGGCGCGGTGGCGGTGATCGTGGCCAACAACCAGGGCGGCGACGCGATCTTCACCATGGGCGGGACCGAGCGGAAGATCCGGATCCCGGCGGTGATGATCTCGCAGAACGACGGCGCGACGCTGAAGGGCGCGACCGGCGTGAACGCCACCGCGCGGCGGAAGGACCCGGCGCCGCTGATGGTGGACGGCGATCTCGACTCCGACGTCGTCTTCCACGAGTACGGGCACGGCCTCACCTGGCGCATGATCGGCGGCATGAGCGGCCCGCTGGCCGGCGCGATCGGCGAGGGCATGAGCGACGTGCTCGCGGTGGTGATGAACGAGGACGACCGGGTCGGCGAGTACGCCGCGAGCAACCCGCTCGGCATCCGGACCGCGCCGTACACCGGGTACCCGCGCACCTACGGCGACGTGGCCGGCACCGAGGTCCACCTCGACGGCGAGGTGTACGGGGCCATCGGCTGGCGCCTGTTCCAGTCCTTCCAGACCGCCGGGCTCGGCAAGTCGCTGCTGCTCGACTACCTGGTGGACGGGATGAACTACACGCCGTCCACGCCCGCGTTCGAGGACATGCGCGACGGCATCCTCCAGGCCGTGTCCGCGGCGGCGAGCCCGGACGCGGCGGCGCACGCGTGCCTGGTGTGGGACGCCTTCGCCGCGTATGGGGTCGGCGTCGGCGCGCTCGGCACCGTGGACGCCTCGGGGGCGGTGACCGTGACGGAGTCGTTCGCGAAGCCGGCCGGGTGCCCGTAG
- a CDS encoding S41 family peptidase — protein MRPVLLLPLAALLALASPLPAANASAAAPAPGSAACDAAPEPAPAACDGEGPLCPAAERARIACELRQAIEARYVFLTTKPFTLAAAGRPAFEPRAHLEACVEGERAVAVERDPLRFYDRMRRCVAGFEDGHLLLRVPSGAPQVALGVGLRLASDGRVYVASRSPALRQALASAGFDDPGALLAPGTRVVAIDGRPVREAMDVLAAHLPGSSAAARDERAVDALTRRDFLHPDRATAALTVIARGARRTVRLPWWASPGAERGALGRALLARTGIRTAGLGEAAAALVDGGDPAGGVRRTDSIFAPDEAAALRTYTGDGGGPAVRLGEVPGPAGQPVCYAQLLSLHTEALSADGERRPFTEVLGEFLRACDARGADLVLDLRQNGGGYLSHSTALARMLLPAGASSPGGALVLRATEFNEGVYRERAPMLGGAPAVGVRSRSEPERVLESIRGARKAGDDFTPALLEPPLRPDPAEGGFRGRVVALTSPSCMSACERLAGLLRGGGRAVLVGGPTEGAGGSQQEAKGLAARWTDSRGRLSVSIPNAAMGVQPPGGAGEQASADDFFAALALENRPVAPDRRYATTRADLVEHGRGWREQAWAALEHERPLGRP, from the coding sequence ATGCGTCCCGTCCTGCTCCTCCCGCTCGCCGCGCTCCTCGCGCTGGCCTCCCCGCTGCCCGCGGCGAACGCCTCGGCCGCGGCGCCCGCGCCCGGATCGGCCGCCTGCGACGCCGCGCCGGAGCCCGCGCCCGCGGCCTGCGACGGGGAGGGGCCGCTCTGCCCCGCGGCCGAGCGCGCCCGGATCGCCTGCGAGCTCCGGCAGGCCATCGAGGCGCGATACGTGTTCCTCACCACCAAGCCGTTCACGCTCGCCGCCGCCGGCCGCCCGGCGTTCGAGCCGCGCGCCCACCTCGAGGCGTGCGTCGAGGGCGAGCGCGCCGTCGCGGTCGAGCGCGATCCGCTCCGGTTCTACGACCGGATGCGCCGCTGCGTGGCCGGGTTCGAGGACGGGCACCTGCTGCTGCGGGTGCCCTCCGGCGCGCCCCAGGTCGCGCTCGGCGTCGGCCTGCGCCTCGCCTCCGACGGCCGGGTCTACGTGGCGAGCCGCTCGCCGGCGCTGCGCCAGGCGCTGGCGAGCGCCGGATTCGACGACCCGGGTGCGCTGCTCGCGCCCGGCACCCGCGTCGTCGCGATCGACGGCCGCCCGGTGCGCGAGGCGATGGACGTGCTCGCCGCGCACCTGCCGGGCAGCTCGGCCGCGGCCCGCGACGAGCGCGCCGTGGACGCGCTCACCCGCCGCGACTTCCTGCACCCCGACCGCGCCACCGCCGCCCTGACCGTGATCGCCCGCGGCGCCCGCCGGACGGTGCGCCTGCCGTGGTGGGCCTCGCCGGGCGCGGAGCGCGGCGCGCTGGGCCGTGCGCTCCTGGCCCGCACCGGGATCCGGACGGCCGGCCTGGGCGAGGCTGCGGCCGCGCTGGTGGACGGCGGCGACCCGGCCGGCGGGGTGCGCCGGACCGACTCGATCTTCGCGCCGGACGAGGCGGCCGCGCTCCGGACGTACACCGGCGACGGCGGCGGGCCGGCGGTGCGCCTCGGCGAGGTGCCGGGGCCGGCGGGCCAGCCGGTGTGCTACGCGCAGCTCCTCTCGCTCCACACCGAGGCGCTCTCCGCGGACGGCGAGCGCCGCCCGTTCACCGAGGTGCTGGGCGAGTTCCTGCGCGCCTGCGACGCCCGGGGCGCCGACCTGGTGCTCGACCTGCGCCAGAACGGCGGCGGGTACCTCTCGCACTCGACCGCGCTGGCGCGGATGCTCCTGCCCGCCGGCGCGTCGTCGCCGGGCGGCGCGCTGGTGCTGCGCGCCACCGAGTTCAACGAGGGCGTGTACCGCGAGCGCGCGCCGATGCTGGGCGGCGCGCCCGCGGTGGGCGTCCGGTCGCGCTCCGAGCCGGAGCGGGTGCTCGAGTCGATCCGCGGCGCGCGCAAGGCGGGCGACGACTTCACCCCGGCGCTGCTGGAGCCGCCGCTCCGGCCGGACCCGGCCGAGGGCGGGTTCCGCGGCCGCGTGGTGGCGCTCACCTCGCCCTCGTGCATGAGCGCGTGCGAGCGGCTCGCCGGGCTGCTCCGCGGCGGCGGGCGGGCGGTGCTGGTGGGCGGCCCGACCGAGGGCGCCGGCGGGAGCCAGCAGGAGGCGAAGGGGCTCGCCGCGCGCTGGACCGACTCGCGCGGGCGACTCTCGGTGTCGATCCCGAACGCCGCCATGGGCGTCCAGCCGCCCGGCGGCGCCGGCGAGCAGGCCTCCGCCGACGACTTCTTCGCGGCGCTGGCGCTGGAGAACCGCCCGGTGGCGCCGGACCGCCGGTACGCGACCACGCGCGCCGATCTGGTGGAGCACGGCCGCGGGTGGCGCGAGCAGGCCTGGGCGGCGCTGGAGCACGAACGTCCGCTGGGGCGCCCCTGA
- a CDS encoding CheR family methyltransferase codes for MTNPARSSAPADRLPNAHLAEILSLVRTRHGLDLSGYRRGTIERRLRTAMIAAGASSSAAYLDRLRADRRLAGDLLARLTVKVSRFYRDAAAVERVREALAARLAAAPGRLAVWSAGCARGEEPYTLAMILDDLGAPAGPDVVATDVAPDALAAAEVATYPAAALIELPRAYRDRHLTPVLGSGGAGFRVHPSIRARVRALRHDLSTARAPPDPRRFDLVACRNTLIYFQPALQRRALELLLDALAPGALLWLGPAEWPAGLGGGRLEVLDRRARLFRAIGGSADA; via the coding sequence ATGACGAATCCCGCGCGCTCCAGCGCACCGGCGGATCGGCTCCCGAACGCTCACCTGGCGGAGATCCTCTCCCTCGTCCGCACGCGCCACGGGCTCGACCTGAGCGGCTACCGGCGCGGCACCATCGAGCGGCGCTTGCGCACCGCCATGATCGCCGCCGGCGCGAGCTCGAGCGCGGCGTACCTGGACCGGCTCCGGGCGGACCGGCGGCTGGCCGGGGATCTGCTCGCGCGCCTCACGGTGAAGGTGAGCCGCTTCTACCGGGACGCGGCGGCCGTGGAGCGCGTGCGCGAGGCGCTGGCCGCGCGCCTGGCGGCGGCGCCGGGGAGGCTCGCCGTCTGGAGCGCCGGCTGCGCCCGCGGCGAGGAGCCGTACACGCTCGCGATGATCCTCGACGACCTGGGCGCGCCCGCAGGGCCGGACGTGGTCGCGACCGACGTGGCGCCGGACGCGCTCGCCGCCGCGGAGGTGGCGACCTACCCCGCCGCGGCGCTCATCGAGCTGCCCCGGGCGTACCGCGATCGCCACCTGACGCCGGTGCTCGGGAGCGGCGGCGCCGGGTTCCGCGTCCACCCGTCCATCCGGGCGCGGGTGCGGGCGCTCCGGCACGATCTCTCCACCGCGCGCGCTCCGCCCGATCCGCGCCGGTTCGACCTGGTCGCGTGCCGCAACACGCTCATCTACTTCCAGCCGGCGCTGCAGCGGCGCGCGCTGGAGCTGCTGCTCGACGCGCTCGCGCCGGGCGCGCTCCTCTGGCTGGGGCCGGCGGAGTGGCCGGCGGGGCTGGGCGGCGGGAGGCTCGAGGTCCTCGACCGCCGCGCCCGCCTGTTCCGCGCGATCGGAGGGAGCGCCGATGCGTAG
- a CDS encoding hybrid sensor histidine kinase/response regulator: protein MSDLHRSERVLVLAPTGRDAEVASNVLRTAGLSVMVCRDVPGALEGLREGAAVLLIAQEALGDGARDGLGEWIAHQPPWSDMPVFVVTGAAPRLDHAHALRRLSWLGNVLLLDRPLRRATLVSVVRSAIRARQRQYAAREVLAAREREVAARDQFLAMLGHELRNPLGAIVLALDVIDRRGAAEPRQLDVVRRQSRQLSRLVDDLLDVSRVTSGKIALHNRPVDLAGLVIRAVEAMQPSAAAAGVSLRAEVAPGEVPLVGDPVRLEQVVANLVGNALKYNRPGGHVVVALEASGDEAVLRVRDDGIGLAEHDLERVFDTFVQVDTGLDRARGGLGLGLTLVKTLVAMHGGQVRADSAGPGKGSTFTIRLPLAASAERAAGADRDGAGSGARSRRVLVIDDSPDNREVAQSALEMLGHVVSVAGDGPSGIEQAIRGDPEVVVIDIGLPGLDGYEVARRLRAARGRGMTLIALTGYGQPDDRQRALEAGFDVHLTKPVEIEALRRAVERPPPDA, encoded by the coding sequence ATGAGCGATCTGCACCGGTCCGAGCGCGTCCTGGTCCTCGCGCCCACCGGGCGCGACGCGGAGGTCGCGTCGAACGTGCTGCGGACCGCGGGGCTGTCGGTCATGGTGTGCCGCGACGTCCCGGGGGCGCTCGAGGGCCTGCGCGAGGGCGCGGCGGTCCTGCTGATCGCGCAGGAGGCGCTCGGCGACGGCGCGCGCGACGGGCTCGGGGAGTGGATCGCGCACCAGCCGCCCTGGTCCGACATGCCGGTGTTCGTCGTCACCGGCGCCGCCCCCCGGCTGGACCACGCGCACGCGCTGCGCCGCCTCTCGTGGCTCGGGAACGTGCTGCTGCTGGACCGGCCGCTGCGCCGCGCCACGCTGGTCAGCGTGGTGCGCTCCGCCATCCGCGCGCGGCAGCGCCAGTACGCGGCCAGGGAGGTGCTCGCCGCGCGGGAGCGGGAGGTGGCGGCCCGCGACCAGTTCCTGGCCATGCTCGGCCACGAGCTCCGCAACCCGCTCGGCGCCATCGTCCTCGCGCTGGACGTGATCGACCGGCGCGGCGCGGCCGAGCCGCGCCAGCTCGACGTGGTGCGCCGGCAGTCTCGGCAGCTCTCGCGCCTCGTGGACGACCTGCTCGACGTGTCGCGCGTCACCTCGGGGAAGATCGCGCTCCACAACCGCCCGGTGGACCTGGCCGGCCTGGTGATCCGCGCGGTCGAGGCCATGCAGCCTTCCGCCGCGGCCGCGGGCGTCTCGCTGCGCGCGGAGGTCGCGCCGGGCGAGGTGCCGCTGGTGGGCGATCCGGTCCGGCTGGAGCAGGTGGTCGCGAACCTGGTCGGGAACGCGCTCAAGTACAACCGGCCGGGCGGCCACGTGGTGGTCGCGCTGGAGGCGTCGGGCGACGAGGCGGTGCTGCGCGTGCGCGACGACGGGATCGGCCTCGCCGAGCACGACCTGGAGCGCGTGTTCGACACGTTCGTGCAGGTGGACACCGGGCTCGACCGTGCCCGCGGCGGGCTGGGGCTCGGGCTCACGCTGGTGAAGACGCTGGTGGCCATGCACGGCGGCCAGGTGCGCGCGGACAGCGCGGGCCCGGGCAAGGGCAGCACGTTCACCATCCGGCTGCCGCTGGCGGCGTCGGCCGAGCGGGCCGCCGGCGCGGACCGCGACGGCGCGGGGTCCGGGGCCCGGTCGCGGCGCGTGCTGGTCATCGACGACAGCCCCGACAACCGCGAGGTGGCCCAGTCCGCGCTCGAGATGCTCGGGCACGTGGTGAGCGTCGCGGGCGACGGGCCGAGCGGGATCGAGCAGGCGATCCGCGGCGATCCCGAGGTGGTGGTGATCGACATCGGCCTGCCGGGGCTGGACGGCTACGAGGTGGCGCGCCGGCTGCGGGCCGCGCGCGGCCGGGGCATGACGCTCATCGCGCTGACGGGCTACGGCCAGCCGGACGATCGCCAGCGCGCGCTGGAGGCCGGGTTCGACGTGCACCTGACGAAGCCGGTCGAGATCGAGGCGCTCCGCCGTGCCGTCGAGCGGCCGCCGCCGGACGCGTGA
- a CDS encoding ATP-binding protein: protein MRRPDLSIGTWVSLGFAIAGALLAGVVVLAVTLQGRIAASADAQLEVIGPRAAAAASLESAVLHLSLTARAYALAPEPARMDALQAALRRLEGAAARFAAVPKQGEGTALADRILAAVPPFEKAAVALGTVVATGGDDAAIRAREATLPPMREELLELLRGFSAIQQRHDAGASHTILAYQRDTVRTLVLAFAAVALLLAVTAWVVVTEVRRPAKRLVDAARRLAAGDYSAVAGLEARTAARGPRSELAELARAFAAMAAELRDREERLAAQNEELQAQNEELQSKEEELHGQNEELQVQQEELQAQNEELQSQGEALRASDARLTQLVEALSQADRRKNEFLAVLSHELRNPLAPVLNALTVLDRGDPSGEQGRHARQVIARQVAHLARLVDDLLDVARITQGKIQLRRTHLELGTAVRQAAEDLGSLLEARGLRLALDVPERELWVHADAARIAQVVGNLVQNAAKFTDGGGTVTVAVDATPDGRARIRVRDDGIGMPPEVLERLFQPFVQAEGTLARTRGGLGLGLALVKGLVELHGGTVGAASAGAGRGATFTVELPLDGVPVRAADAAAPRPAAPRRVLVVEDNPDSAETLRDLLELAGHHADIALDGRQALERCRTARPDAIVCDLGLPDMDGYELARTLRADPELSSVLLVALSGYALPDDLARSAQAGFDAHLAKPARFEAIEALLAGAHRQRG from the coding sequence ATGCGTAGGCCGGACCTCTCCATCGGGACCTGGGTGTCGCTCGGGTTCGCGATCGCCGGCGCGCTCCTGGCCGGCGTCGTGGTGCTGGCGGTCACGCTCCAGGGGCGGATCGCGGCCAGCGCCGACGCGCAGCTCGAGGTCATCGGCCCGCGCGCGGCCGCGGCGGCGTCGCTCGAGAGCGCGGTGCTGCACCTCAGCCTGACCGCGCGCGCGTACGCGCTCGCGCCCGAGCCCGCGCGGATGGACGCGCTGCAGGCGGCGCTGCGCCGGCTGGAGGGGGCGGCGGCGCGCTTCGCGGCGGTGCCGAAGCAGGGCGAGGGGACGGCCCTGGCGGACCGGATCCTGGCGGCGGTCCCGCCGTTCGAGAAGGCGGCGGTCGCCCTCGGCACGGTCGTGGCGACCGGCGGCGACGACGCCGCGATCCGCGCGCGCGAGGCGACCCTGCCGCCGATGCGCGAGGAGCTGCTGGAGCTGCTCCGGGGCTTCTCCGCGATCCAGCAGCGGCACGACGCGGGCGCGAGCCACACCATCCTCGCGTACCAGCGCGACACCGTCCGCACCCTGGTGCTCGCCTTCGCCGCCGTGGCCCTGCTCCTGGCGGTGACCGCCTGGGTGGTCGTCACGGAGGTGCGCCGCCCGGCGAAGCGGCTGGTGGACGCGGCCCGGCGGCTCGCCGCGGGCGACTACTCGGCCGTGGCGGGCCTGGAGGCACGGACCGCGGCCAGGGGGCCGCGCAGCGAGCTGGCCGAGCTGGCGCGGGCGTTCGCGGCGATGGCGGCGGAGCTGCGCGATCGCGAGGAGCGGCTCGCCGCGCAGAACGAGGAGCTCCAGGCCCAGAACGAGGAGCTCCAGTCGAAGGAGGAGGAGCTCCACGGCCAGAACGAGGAGCTCCAGGTCCAGCAGGAGGAGCTGCAGGCCCAGAACGAGGAGCTCCAGTCGCAGGGCGAGGCGCTCCGGGCCAGCGACGCGCGCCTCACGCAGCTCGTGGAGGCGCTGTCGCAGGCGGACCGCCGCAAGAACGAGTTCCTGGCGGTGCTGTCGCACGAGCTGCGCAACCCGCTGGCGCCGGTGCTGAACGCGCTCACCGTCCTCGATCGCGGCGACCCCTCGGGCGAGCAGGGCCGGCACGCGCGCCAGGTCATCGCGCGCCAGGTGGCGCACCTGGCCCGGCTGGTGGACGACCTGCTCGACGTCGCCCGCATCACGCAGGGGAAGATCCAGCTCCGCCGGACGCACCTGGAGCTGGGGACGGCGGTGCGGCAGGCCGCCGAGGACCTGGGCTCGCTGCTCGAGGCGCGCGGCCTCCGGCTGGCGCTCGACGTGCCCGAGCGCGAGCTGTGGGTCCACGCCGACGCGGCGCGCATCGCGCAGGTCGTGGGCAACCTGGTGCAGAACGCGGCCAAGTTCACCGACGGCGGCGGGACCGTGACGGTCGCCGTGGACGCCACGCCGGACGGGCGAGCCCGGATCCGGGTGCGCGACGACGGCATCGGGATGCCACCGGAGGTGCTGGAGCGGCTGTTCCAGCCGTTCGTGCAGGCCGAGGGGACGCTGGCGCGGACCCGCGGCGGCCTGGGGCTGGGGCTCGCGCTGGTGAAGGGGCTGGTCGAGCTGCACGGCGGCACGGTCGGCGCCGCGAGCGCCGGGGCTGGGCGCGGGGCGACGTTCACGGTGGAGCTGCCGCTCGACGGCGTGCCGGTCCGCGCCGCCGACGCCGCAGCGCCACGCCCGGCCGCGCCGCGCCGGGTGCTCGTGGTCGAGGACAACCCGGACTCCGCCGAGACGCTGCGCGACCTGCTCGAGCTGGCCGGCCACCACGCCGACATCGCGCTCGACGGACGGCAGGCGCTGGAGCGCTGCCGCACGGCGCGCCCGGACGCGATCGTGTGCGACCTGGGGCTGCCCGACATGGACGGCTACGAGCTGGCGCGCACGCTGCGCGCCGACCCGGAGCTGTCGTCCGTGCTGCTCGTCGCCCTCTCCGGCTACGCCCTGCCCGACGACCTGGCCCGCTCGGCGCAGGCCGGCTTCGACGCGCACCTCGCCAAGCCGGCGCGCTTCGAGGCCATCGAGGCGCTGCTGGCGGGGGCGCACCGGCAGCGCGGCTGA
- a CDS encoding alpha/beta fold hydrolase yields MPSPRRKTLRCLLAPLAALALACAGAPARAPAAQVPPGAIDPEATGFEYPLPVSYFELDSQRQPLRMAYVDAPAAAPNGRTVLLLHGKNFHAGTWADTIAALNRAGFRVIAPDQIGFGKSSKPERYQFSFVQLAANTRALLASLGIARTAVVGHSMGGMLAVRYALEYPDATERLLLVNPIGLEDYAAFLPPRTVDQWYAQELKQTPDSVREYQRKAYYDGAWRPEYEAHTRLLAGWTLHPGWPRIAWDSALTYDMIVTQPVVHELERLAVPTRLVIGLRDRTAIGRPLAPAGVRESMGDYTRLGKAAQRRIPGADLVELPGIGHVPQVEAFPAFEKALLDFLR; encoded by the coding sequence ATGCCCTCGCCACGCCGCAAGACCCTCCGCTGCCTCCTGGCGCCGCTCGCCGCGCTCGCCCTCGCCTGCGCCGGGGCGCCGGCCCGCGCGCCCGCCGCGCAGGTCCCGCCCGGCGCCATCGACCCGGAGGCGACCGGGTTCGAGTACCCGCTCCCGGTCTCGTACTTCGAGCTCGACAGCCAGCGCCAGCCGCTGCGCATGGCGTACGTCGACGCGCCCGCCGCCGCGCCGAACGGCCGGACGGTGCTGCTCCTCCACGGCAAGAACTTCCACGCCGGCACCTGGGCCGACACCATCGCCGCGCTGAACCGGGCCGGGTTCCGCGTGATCGCGCCCGACCAGATCGGCTTCGGCAAGTCCAGCAAGCCGGAGCGCTACCAGTTCTCGTTCGTGCAGCTCGCCGCCAACACCCGGGCGCTGCTCGCCTCCCTCGGCATCGCGCGCACCGCCGTGGTCGGGCACTCGATGGGAGGGATGCTCGCGGTGCGCTACGCGCTCGAGTACCCGGACGCCACCGAGCGCCTCCTGCTCGTGAACCCGATCGGCCTCGAGGACTACGCCGCGTTCCTGCCGCCGCGCACGGTGGACCAGTGGTACGCGCAGGAGCTGAAGCAGACGCCGGACTCGGTCCGGGAGTACCAGCGGAAGGCGTACTACGACGGCGCCTGGAGGCCGGAGTACGAGGCCCACACGCGGCTGCTCGCGGGGTGGACGCTGCACCCGGGCTGGCCGCGGATCGCGTGGGACAGCGCGCTCACCTACGACATGATCGTCACGCAGCCGGTGGTGCACGAGCTGGAGCGCCTGGCGGTGCCCACGCGCCTCGTGATCGGCCTTCGCGACCGCACCGCCATCGGCCGGCCGCTCGCGCCCGCCGGCGTGCGCGAGTCGATGGGGGACTACACGCGCCTCGGGAAGGCGGCGCAGCGGCGGATCCCCGGCGCCGACCTGGTGGAGCTCCCCGGCATCGGCCACGTGCCCCAGGTCGAGGCCTTCCCGGCCTTCGAGAAGGCGCTGCTCGACTTCCTCCGCTGA
- a CDS encoding succinate dehydrogenase cytochrome b subunit, translating to MRLFSDSIGRKIVMAVTGLIMVLFVVGHLLGNLSIFNGPDGINAYAEKLHQLAPLVWGTRVVVGLSVVLHAVLAVQITLENSAANPTRYAVQRSLKATFSGKTMIWTGLILGAFIVYHLLQFTLRVTPGLVLGQDGLGRFDVFGMVVQQFRLVPIAAIYVVGMIALFLHLKHGIQSTFQTLGLSNNTLLPRWGVLGKTLAGILLVGFGAIPLLILAGIAGN from the coding sequence ATGCGACTGTTCTCGGACTCGATTGGCAGGAAGATCGTGATGGCCGTGACCGGCCTCATCATGGTCCTGTTCGTCGTCGGTCACCTGCTCGGAAACCTCTCGATCTTCAACGGGCCGGACGGCATCAACGCCTACGCGGAGAAGCTCCACCAGCTGGCGCCGCTGGTGTGGGGCACCCGGGTCGTCGTGGGGCTCTCGGTGGTGCTGCACGCGGTCCTCGCGGTGCAGATCACCCTGGAGAACAGCGCCGCCAACCCGACGCGCTACGCGGTCCAGCGCAGCCTGAAGGCCACGTTCTCGGGCAAGACGATGATCTGGACGGGCCTCATCCTCGGCGCGTTCATCGTCTACCACCTGCTCCAGTTCACGCTGCGCGTGACCCCCGGCCTCGTGCTCGGCCAGGACGGGCTCGGCCGCTTCGACGTGTTCGGCATGGTGGTCCAGCAGTTCCGGCTCGTGCCCATCGCCGCGATCTACGTGGTCGGGATGATCGCGCTGTTCCTCCACCTGAAGCACGGCATCCAGAGCACCTTCCAGACCCTCGGCCTGAGCAACAACACGTTGCTGCCGCGGTGGGGCGTGCTCGGCAAGACGCTGGCCGGGATCCTGCTGGTCGGCTTCGGCGCCATTCCGCTGCTCATCCTCGCCGGCATCGCCGGGAACTAA